The following are encoded in a window of Meiothermus sp. CFH 77666 genomic DNA:
- a CDS encoding two-component regulator propeller domain-containing protein, whose translation MRRFVLYALCGALLGFLTACGGPNQGVLELEVLAPQGVRPGVWVRGPGFERRLEEAGLVRFAGLNPGEYRVEAEAVEGADGHLYRAGLEREGVVALKQGQTQRTQVEYRVATGKLRLLVEVTPSLPGFAPWVEVRGPNGYSARLEAGAVLRLEPGSYTLSPLEPPEHYTLSIPTRQVMVQAGRTEEVSLVYARGFGALEVEILSPVGVSGFTPGVELRGPDGEVLERLNAGKRYDGLPAGVYTLDAANVTAAGVTWQPSAPSLRVQVPVGGVGRGSLAYTATNSAITVNLSGLGTGDLATVTLQPGNQTRTRTGNGPVRFEGLAFGSYTVSAHAVRPGAWVDRYLMGGQASVQTSSAEALPAVSLSSWTERGGSGRIWVAGNGQFSNGGRGSTSTGELNGAYSLLDGASSFSSFIGPTGSQGPFRIAFDRGGNMYVLYQYISGSSPARIVRISEANLRSGLLSETAPGNTRIEGSVWGWPEEVIPGPHMDVSGNEPADLAFDANGNLWVVNDYLGLLACVRASDLQAAPPSIAAAGTRIWGPGTGLYRYVLDTPGQNADNRPFLIPHALAFDPHGHLWFTSGGYQGPRSGESSPVKRSFLNRLQASRIAYAPNGDCNGGNIGLSESNLGQWVDIRLDISLPDSDYGAIVKPVAMALEPGGGAIWVGDFGGNSGGSADLYRDANALPETLLRIPLAGANLTTGAAWRTAWVSHRLTIGAGAGPDKGLQQVFGLAFDRDGYLWVATNNNVEVLPTDTGTASAALTDRRGKLYRLDVRGYVGQTATYSSTTDLRSAGLVNRTLSVADTGVGLIGVALNLPNPTSLPHVYP comes from the coding sequence GTGCGCCGATTCGTTTTGTATGCGTTGTGCGGGGCTTTGCTTGGCTTCCTGACCGCCTGCGGGGGGCCGAATCAGGGCGTACTGGAACTGGAGGTTCTGGCTCCCCAGGGGGTGCGCCCCGGGGTCTGGGTGCGGGGGCCGGGCTTTGAGCGGCGGTTGGAGGAAGCCGGTCTGGTGCGGTTTGCTGGGCTGAACCCAGGAGAGTACCGGGTGGAAGCGGAGGCAGTGGAGGGGGCGGACGGCCACCTCTACCGGGCCGGGCTGGAGCGTGAGGGGGTGGTGGCCCTGAAACAGGGGCAAACCCAACGAACGCAGGTAGAGTACCGGGTGGCCACCGGGAAGCTTCGCCTTTTGGTGGAGGTTACGCCGTCTCTACCGGGGTTCGCGCCCTGGGTAGAGGTGCGGGGGCCGAATGGGTACAGCGCCCGGCTGGAGGCGGGGGCGGTGCTCCGGCTGGAGCCCGGGAGCTACACCCTGAGCCCGCTCGAGCCCCCTGAGCACTACACCCTTTCCATCCCGACGCGGCAGGTGATGGTGCAGGCTGGGCGAACCGAGGAGGTTTCCCTGGTCTATGCCCGGGGCTTCGGGGCCCTGGAGGTGGAAATCCTTTCGCCTGTTGGGGTTTCTGGCTTCACGCCCGGGGTGGAGCTGCGCGGGCCGGATGGGGAGGTGCTGGAGCGGCTCAACGCGGGGAAGCGCTACGATGGCCTGCCCGCCGGGGTGTACACGCTGGATGCTGCTAACGTGACCGCCGCAGGCGTGACCTGGCAGCCCAGCGCCCCCAGCCTGCGTGTGCAAGTGCCGGTGGGGGGGGTGGGCCGTGGCAGCCTGGCCTATACCGCGACCAACTCCGCCATTACCGTGAACCTTTCGGGCCTGGGTACGGGCGACCTTGCAACCGTCACCCTGCAACCCGGCAACCAGACCCGCACCCGCACCGGCAACGGCCCGGTGCGCTTCGAGGGGCTGGCTTTTGGCAGCTATACCGTAAGCGCCCACGCCGTGCGCCCGGGGGCCTGGGTGGATCGCTACCTGATGGGGGGCCAGGCCAGCGTGCAAACCAGCAGCGCGGAGGCCCTGCCCGCGGTCAGCCTGTCGAGCTGGACGGAGCGCGGCGGTAGCGGGCGCATCTGGGTGGCGGGGAACGGGCAGTTTAGCAATGGGGGCCGGGGCAGCACCAGCACCGGGGAACTCAATGGGGCCTACTCACTTTTGGATGGGGCCAGCAGCTTTAGCAGCTTTATTGGCCCTACCGGTAGTCAGGGGCCTTTTCGTATCGCCTTTGACCGTGGGGGCAATATGTACGTGCTCTACCAGTACATAAGCGGCTCGAGCCCCGCCCGCATCGTGCGGATTAGCGAGGCCAACCTGCGCTCAGGACTGCTTTCCGAGACCGCCCCCGGCAACACCCGCATCGAGGGCAGCGTGTGGGGCTGGCCCGAGGAGGTCATCCCTGGCCCCCACATGGACGTGAGCGGCAACGAACCCGCCGACCTGGCCTTCGACGCCAACGGCAACCTCTGGGTAGTCAACGACTATTTGGGCCTGCTGGCCTGTGTGCGGGCCAGCGATTTGCAGGCTGCCCCTCCCAGCATCGCCGCCGCCGGAACCCGCATCTGGGGGCCGGGAACGGGGCTTTATCGCTACGTACTCGATACCCCCGGCCAGAACGCCGACAACCGCCCCTTCCTGATTCCCCATGCGCTGGCTTTTGACCCCCACGGCCACCTCTGGTTTACCTCCGGCGGCTACCAGGGGCCGCGCTCCGGCGAGAGCTCGCCGGTCAAGCGCTCGTTCCTCAACCGCCTCCAGGCAAGCCGAATTGCCTATGCGCCCAACGGCGACTGCAACGGGGGCAACATTGGCCTGAGCGAGAGCAACCTGGGTCAGTGGGTGGACATTCGACTGGACATCAGCCTGCCGGATAGCGATTATGGGGCCATCGTCAAGCCGGTCGCGATGGCCCTGGAGCCGGGCGGCGGGGCTATCTGGGTGGGCGATTTTGGCGGCAACTCGGGGGGCAGCGCCGACCTGTACCGCGACGCCAACGCCCTTCCCGAAACCCTGTTGCGCATCCCCCTGGCCGGCGCCAACCTGACCACCGGGGCCGCCTGGCGGACGGCCTGGGTGAGCCACCGTCTGACCATTGGCGCGGGTGCGGGGCCGGACAAGGGCTTGCAGCAGGTCTTTGGGTTGGCCTTCGACCGCGACGGCTACCTGTGGGTGGCGACCAACAACAACGTGGAGGTGCTGCCCACCGACACCGGCACGGCCTCGGCGGCCCTCACCGACCGGCGGGGCAAGCTCTACCGCCTGGATGTGCGGGGATATGTGGGCCAGACCGCAACCTATAGCAGTACCACCGACTTACGCAGCGCAGGGCTGGTCAACCGCACCCTGAGCGTGGCCGACACAGGAGTGGGCCTGATTGGGGTGGCCCTGAACCTGCCCAACCCCACCAGCCTGCCCCACGTCTACCCGTAA